GATGCGGCCGATCACCAGCGAGACCGGCGAGCTGCTGACCCGCGACCTCGGCGTCGCGGAGCTCGTGGTGCCGCCGCGCTCGCCGCTCGTCGGGGAGACGATGTTCCCCGGGATGGTCCGCGGCGGCGACCTCGTCGTGCTCGGGATCCGCCGGCGCGGTCGCGAGCGGGGCGCGGAGCGGACCGTCATCGACGAGGGCGACTCGCTGCTCGTGCACGGGTCGTGGGCCACCGTCGAGCAGCTGGTGGAGCACCGCGACGTGCTCGTGGTGAACTCCCCCGACCTCGTGCGGCGGCAGGCCGGACCGCTCGGCGCCAAGGCCGGCGCGGCCATCGCGGTGCTCCTCGCCATGATCGTGCTGCTCGCCGCCGACCTGGTGCCGCCGGCCGTCGCCGGGCTCGGTGCGGCCGTGGCGATGGTGCTGCTGCGCGTGGTGTCGAGCGGCCAGGCCTACCGCGCGGTGTCGTGGCAGACCGTCGTGCTGATCGGCGGGCTGATCCCGCTGTCGACGGCCATCGAGACGAGCGGGGCCGCGGACCTCATCTCCGAGAAGCTGCTCGCCGTGGTGGGAGACGGCCACCCGCTGCTCGTGCTGGTGGCCCTGTTCGTGCTCACCGCGACCCTCGGCCAGTTCATCTCGAACACGGCCACCGTGCTCATCGTCATCCCGATCGCGGTGTCGGCCGCGCACGAGTCGGGCGTCTCGCCCCTGCCGATCCTCATGGCCGTCGCCGTCGCGGGCTCGGCGTCGTTCCTCACCCCGGTCGCCACGCCGGCCAACATGATGGTGTTCGGCCCCGGCGGCTACCGGTTCGGCGACTACTGGCGCCTCGGGCTCCCCCTGCTGCTCGCCTGGCTGGTGCTCGCGCTGCTCATCGTGCCGCGGGTCTGGCCGCTGTGAGCACCTGACCGCCCCAGCGACCCGCCGCTTGCGCGCCCACCGGCCCCCGCACCCTGCTACGTTCCGCTTCGGCCCACACCCCTCGGAGCCCCGATGAACCCGATCGTCGCGTTCGTGATCGTCATGGCGGTCTGGACCGTCAGCGACTTCGTCGCCAAGAAGACGAAGTCGCTGCTGTCCTCGCTGTTCGTGGCCTCGATCATCTTCCTGGTCGGGTTCCTCACCGACGTCTTCCCGCACGACCTGCTCGCCGCGTCGTCGCTGCTGGCGCTGGCCGGAGTCGTGGTGGGCTTCATCATCGTGCACCTCGGCACCATGATCAGCCTCGACGACTTCATCAAGCAGTGGCGCACCTTCCTCATCGGCGTCGCCACGGTGCTGGGCATCGGCGTCATGCTCTACGTCGCGAGCCTGGTGTTCGGCCAGTCGATCAGCGGGGCGGCGGAGGACGGCTACGCCTCGGCCCTCGACTTCGTCGTCGCCGGCACCGGTGCGCTCAGCGGCGGCACCATCTCGGTGCTCCTCGTGCAGGAGGCGGCGCTCGGCGTCGGACTCACGAGCATCGCGATCTTCCCCGTGCTCATCGCCGCGCTTCAGGGCCTGATCGGCTTCCCACTGACCTCGATCATCCTGCGCCGCGAGGCCGCGCGGCTGAAGTCCGAGTACCGCGCCGGCAACCTCGAGGCCACCGAGAAGGCCGAGGCCGAGGCGGCCACGCACGACTCGCGCCTGCCGGACGCCTTCCGCGGCACCGCCGGGACGCTGTTCGTCGTCGGCATCGCCGTGCTGGTGGCCCTCGGCATCAACAACCTCACCAACGGGATCCTCAACACGTTCGTGGTGGCGCTGATCCTCGGCATCGCGCTGCGCACGACCGGCATCTTCAAGCCGTCGGTGCTCGCGGGCATCGACTCCCTCGGGCTCATGATGATCGCGATCATGATCCTGGTGTTCGGCCCGCTCGCGACCGTGCTGCCCTCCGACGTGAAGGCGCTCGCGGGGCCGCTCGTGCTCGCGTTCGTGTTCGGGATCCTCGGCATCGGCCTGTTCGCCGGCCTGGTGGGCAAGCTGCTCGGCTACAGCGTGCCCATGTCCGTCGCGATCGGGCTCACGTCGCTGTACGGCTTCCCGGGCACGATGATCCTGTCGCAGGAGGCCGCGCGCGGTGCCGGGGAGTCGCCCGAGGAGGTCGCCGCGATCGAGCACCAGATCCTGCCGAAGATGATCGTGGCCGGCTTCAGCACGGTGACCATCACCTCCGTGGTGATCACCAGCATCATCGTGGGCCGCATCGGCGGCTGACCGGCCGTCGGTGGCCGCGCACCGCGCGGCCCCGGCCCCGGCCCCGGCTCAGCGGGCGGCGCGGCGGACCACCACGGTCGCCGGCTCGCGCAGGCTCTGGCCCACCACGCAGTAGCGCTCGGTGGATCGGGCCAGCCGCTCGAGCGCCACGTCGTCCACGTCGCCGGTGACCGTCGCCGTGACGGTGACGGGGCCGACCCCGACGTCGACCGAGCGGTCCATCCCGAGCGTGCCGCGCGCGTCGAAGTGGCTCTGCGCGCTGAGCTGCACGTCGCCGAGGTCGAGCTGCATGGCCGTGGCCACGCTGCGCATCGTCACGCCGGCGCACGCGAGCAGCGCCTCCATGAGCATGTCGCCCGAGCACACGTCGCTGCCGTCGCCGCCGGTGGCCGGATGGAGCCCGGCCCGCACGGGCCCGGCGGCGGTGGCGACGGTGCACGTGATGCCGTCGTCGGCGAAGTCCGCCCGGGCGCCCACCGGCGTCCACGCGGAGGCGGGGTCGGCCTTGTAGCGGTCGCGGACGGGGGCCTGGAGCGCCCGGATGGATTCGCGGTCCATGACGGCATTCTCGCCGCAGGCGGGCCGGATCGACGCCGGAACCACCGACCCGACGGCACCGCCGGACGCGAGGGCATCAGCCGGCAGCGGTGCGCACCAGGTCGGCCACGGTCCGCTCGGTGGCGGCGTCCATCTCGAGCAGCGCGTAGGAGGTGGGCCACATCGCGCCGTCGTCGAGGGCGGCGGCGTCCTCGAAGCCGAGGGTGGCGTAGCGGCTCTTGAACTTCACCGCAGGCTTGAAGAAGCAGACGACCTTGCCGTCGCGGGTGTAGGCGGGCATCCCGTACCAGGTGCGCGACTGCAGGTGCGGGGCCACCTCCCGCACGAGCGCGTGCAGCCGCTCGGCGAGCACACGGTCGGAGTCGGCCATCTCGGCGATCCGCTCGAGCACCTCGGCCTCCTGCTCGGCCGCGGTCCGGGCCTGCTTCTCGGCCTTGAGCTCGGCCGCGCGCTCCTTCATCGCGGCGCGCTCGCCGGCGGTGAACCCGCCCGAGGCCGATGCGGACGGTGACGTGCTGCTCTTCCTCGCTGCGGGCATCGGTGCCTCCGGGTGTTCCGTGCTTCTCTGCCGTCGCGCCCACGCTAGGCGGGGGCGCGGGCCCGCTGCTTCTCCAGACCTGCTCGATCCGCGGACCGACCGTCAGGACGAGGGGCGGCCGTCGGTCGGAACCGGTCGTCGCCGGTCAAGCGCGAGGCTGTAGCGGTCGATACACACCCCGTGACCCCCCGCACGAGTGCGGACTCCACGGGCGTCCCGGAACCGACGGCCGCGCCCCTGGACGACGCCACCCCCGCGCCGCGCTGCCCGCGTCCGAGCCGGGCCTGCACCGCATCGCCACCCCCGCCTGGCTGCGCCGCGGCGTCGCCGCCCTCATCGCGATGACGGTGATCGGCGCCGCGGCCCTGCTCTGGCTCGCGGTCGCGCAGTCGGCGCCCGCGCCGGTCGGCGGCGAGCACATCACGTGGACCTGGGGACCGTTCTCGCTGCTGTACTCCTCCACCCGACCGCCCGCCGGGGTCGTCCTCGTGGCGCTCGGGCTCGGCCTCGTGGCGGTCGCGGCGACGGCCGCCTTCACGCTGTGGTTCCTGCGCACCTCGCGCAGCTCGCTCGACCCGAGCACGTACCCCCTGTCACCGCACAAGATCATGCGGGCCACCCACGGCCGCTACGACGGCCCGGTCACCATCACGGTGCTCGTGCCGGCGCACGACGAGGCCGACCGCATCGGCGCGACGCTCAGCAGCCTCGAGCAGCAGAGCCGGCGACCGGACCGCGTGGTCGTGGTGGCCGACAACTGCACCGACGACACGGCCGGCATCGCCCGCGCCGCCGGCGCCGAGGTGATGGCGACGACGGGGAACACCGAGAAGAAGGCGGGCGCGCTCAACCAGGCGCTGCGCGACCTGCTCCCCGGCGCCGGCCACAACGACGTCGTCATGGTGATGGACGCCGACACCGTGCTCGGCGACGGGTTCCTCGAGGAGGCGGACCGCCGGTTCACCGAGGACCGTGCGCTCATGGCGCTCGGCGGTGTCTTCACCGGCGAGCCCGGGCACGGGCTGATCGGGGCGTTCCAGCGCAACGAGTACGCGCGCTACGCCCGCACGGTGCGCCGCCGTCGCGGGCTGGTCGACGTCCTCACCGGCACCTCGACCCTGTTCCGGCCGCTGGCCCTGCGCACGGTGGCGTCCAGCCGCGGGCACGCGCTGCCCGGCCGGCCGGGCGACGTCTACGACACCCTCGCGCTCACCGAGGACAACGAGATCACCATCGCGCTCAAGCGGCTCGGCGCGCTGATGGTGTCGCCGTCGCAGTGCCGGGTGGTGACCGAGCTGATGCCCACGTGGCGCGACCTGTGGCGCCAGCGCCTGCGCTGGCAGCGCGGCGCGGTCGAGAACATCGGCGCCTACGGCCTGAGCCTCTCGACGCTGCGCTACTGGACCCAGCAGCTCGGCATCGGCTACGGCACGATCGCGCTGCTCGCCTACCTCGTGTGCATGGCCGTCCTCGTGCTGGCCTCGGACGAGTGGGTGTGGTTCCCGTTCTGGCTCGGCGTGGGGCTGGTGTTCGCCGTCGAGCGTGTGGTGACGGCGTGGCGCACGGACCCGCGCGGCCGCCTGCTCGCCGCGCTGCTGTTGCCCGAGCTCGTGTACGACCTGTTCCTCGACGCGGTGTACGTGCACGGACTCGTGCAGATCACGCTCGCCCGCCGGGCCAGCTGGGGGCACGAGCGCGCGCTGCCCGCCCCGGACCGTGAGTCGGTGACGCCATGAGCCTGCTCGCCTCCGTGCTGCCGGCGTCGTGGCTCACCAGCACCTGGTACGCGACGCTCACCGCGTTCGTCGCGGTCAACACCCTGGTGTACGTGGTGCTGTCGGTGTCGAAGATCCTGCCCCGCCTGCACCCCACGACCTGGCTGCCGGGCCAGCGCGGCGCCAACCGCCGGCGTGAGAGCCGGTCGATCCACCCAGTGCCCCCAGGGGACTGACCGGCCGTACGGCGGTCAGCCCCCCGCGGCCGGCACCACGGCCTTCCCGCCCCGGAACGCGTTGAGGCGCAGCGCGGGCGGCGGGCTCGTGCACCCGATGCAGGCCGGGCGCCCGGCGAACCACGGAGGGAGGGTGGGCGAGTCGGTGGGCGGGTTGGTGGCCAGCAGGAGCGGGCGCAGCGGCTGCTGCGAGAAGTCGAAGTCGTTCACGAGGTTGCCCAGCTGCGGCTGGTTCTCACGGACGTCCGGACGCGGGTCCGGCCGCCCGTCCGTGGCGGGGTCGAGCCGCTGGCCGCCGAGGAAGTCGTCCTCGATGAACTTGAGGTACGCGTCGCTGGAGAGCACCTGGTGGTCCACGTAGCCGCGGCGGGCGTACGGCGAGATCACGATGCTCGGCACACGCAGGCCGTAGCCGGCGCGGTCGACCTGCGGCGGCACCACGTGGTCGTAGAAGCCGCCCCAGTCGTCCCACGAGAGGAAGATCGCGGTGGAGCGCCAGTCCGGGCTCTTCATCGCGGCGTTGATGACCGAGGTGACGTAGGCCTGGCCCTGGTGCACGCTCTCCGGCGGGTGCTCGCTGTCCGGGCCGGACGGCGTGATCCAGCTGACGGCGGGCAGGGTGCCGTTGCGGGCCGCGGTGAAGTACTGGCGCAGGTCGCGCACGTTGGACTGCTGGCCGTCCTGGTGCACGTCGCCGAACAGCGGCAGGGGGTTCCAGATGCCCGGGGTCCTCGCGTTCTGCGGCGTGGCGGCGCACGTCATCGCGCTGTCGTTGGCGCAGTCGGGCTGCGAGCCGGACTGCACGTAGTACGACCAGCTCACGCCGGCCGCGTGCAGCAGCCAGGTGAGGTCCGTCCAGGCGAGGTCGACCGACGTCGAGCCCGTGCGCAGCTCCTGGTTCACCGCACGGCCGAAGACGCCGTCGGGGTAGGGACCGCTGGCGTCGCCGACGCAGCTCATCGGATCGGGCGACGAGCAGCGGGCCGACCAGCCGGAGACCATGTAGAGGTGGTCCGGCAGCGACCAGGACTTCACCGGCTCGAACATGTGGTCGTCGAGGGTGAAGTCCTTCGCGTACCTCCAGTAGTTCGGGATCTCCGCAGCGGTGTGGTAGCCCATGACGTCGGTCCTCGGCCCCAGCGCGCAGCCCGGGTCGGTGGGGGTCGCGCACACCGAGCGCGCCGTGGCGCGCTCGAGGATGAACCCGTTCATGCTGCCGTGCGCGACGTCGGCCACGGCGTCCTTCAGACCGTGCGGGCCGCCGCCGTTGATGTCCGCGGTGTCGTGGTACGGCCGCACGCAGCGGCCGGTCGGTGCCGGCAGGCACACCGTCGGGCGGTGGTGGCGCATGGGGATGCCGTCCGCGCCCGGGAAGGTGCCGAAGTAGGAGTCGAACGACCGGTTCTCCTGCATCACCACGATGACGTGGCGGATCTTGTGGATCCCCTGCGGCACCAGGAGGGTGCCCGGCGGAGCGGCTGCCGCGGCACCGCCCGTGAGGTCGCCGGGGGGCAGGGCGGAGCCGGGACCGGCGGAGCAGGCGGCCAGCGACGGGACGGCGAGGAGGACGGCGCAGGCGCCGAGGACGAACGACCGGGGGGAAGGCACGCGCGGACGATAAGCATCCGGAAGTCGGGCGCCGAAGACCCGCCACGCGGTTCGCATCGATCTCTCAGCAAGGAGCTCCGGCGCGCCGGTCGGACCACGCCGCCGTCAGCGCGCCGCGTGCTCGAGACCGGCGAGGTCGACGACGTCGATCCGCCTTCGCCGCAGGCGCACCACACCGCCGTCCTCGAGCCGGCGCAGGCAGCGGTTGGCGGTCGGGCGGCTGACCCCGGCCATGGCCGCGACGTCCTGCTGCCCCACGGGGAGCGTGCCGGGGCCGGTGAGGTCCAGGGCCCGGGCGCAGTCGAGCAGCCGGCGCGCCACGCGGTGCGCCGCGTCCTCGTAGAGGGCGTCGCCCAGCAGCCGACCGGCACGCTCGAGCCTGCGGGCGAGGGTCTCGAGCAGCCACTCGGTGAGCTCGGGCCGCTCCTGGCGCAGCGCGCGGAAGCGCACGGCGGGCACCGAGAGCAGGTGGACGTCGTCGATCGCGACCACGGTGGCCGTGTGGTGGTGGTCCGGGCGCAGCAGGGCCAGCTCGCCGAGCTCGTCCGGCGCCGCGATCACGGCCAGCACGACCTCGTCGCCGTCGACCGTCGCGCTGCGGACCACGACGCGTCCCTGCCGCAGCAGGTACAGGCTGTCGCTGGGGTCGCCCTGGTGGAACAGGACCTCGCCGGGGGCGAAGTCGCGCGGGTGCCCGGCCCGCAGCAGCGCGTCCCGCGCCCGCGGGGTGAGCGTGGTGTCGAGCAGGCGCTCCACACCACGATCACAGCACCGCGTGGCGCGGGAGTCCGCGCGAGCGGCCCCGCGGCCCGGCGATCAGGCCGGGTCAGGGAGTGCGCTCACCGCCGCGGTAGTCGGTCCACGCCAGCGTGGTGCCGGTGGCCGCGGTGCCGGCCACCGTGCTGGCGGCGGCCCCGCGCTCACCGGACCGGTACTGGGTCCAGGCGGTGTCGCTCAGGCCCATGTGCAGGCTGCTGGCGGCCGCGACCGCCCGTTCGCCGGTGCGGTACTCGTTCCAGGCCGTGTCGCTCAGGCCCATGTGCACGGTGCTCACCGGCACGAGCCAGACGACGACGGCCGCGGCGAGCATCAGCACCATCAGCCCGAGGATGCCCAGGCCCATCCACAGCGTCGTGCGGTCGCGCGGGGTCTCGACCGGGACGGAGGGCGTGGTGCGCTCCGCCTCGGGGATCGGGTGGCCCTCGGGGACCTCGACGAGCGGCGGCATGTGCTCGATCGGCACCGTGGTGCGCGTCGTGGTGCTCTCGTCCAGAGGCGTCCTGGTGGTGACCATCTCACGCCTCCCTTCACGCGTCCGGGCCCGTCCCGGACGGTTCCAGGCTCGCGCGCACGGGCCCGGCACGGGGTGCGCGGGAGCACGTCCGGACGTGCCCGCGGCGACATGGGACGGGAGGCCCCGGGGGCCGGGCTGGGCGAGCGGCCCGGCGGGGAGACGCGGATGGTGTACTGGCCGCCGGGCCCCGACGCGATCGACTCCGCACGTCGCGCGGGTCGCCCCGGCGCACGCCGATCCCGAGGGAGAGACCGATGGCGCACAGGACCCACGACCCCCGCGATGCACGCGTGGCGTCGCGACCGACCGGCGAGGACGCCTCATGACCGGCGCCCCGGTGGGGTTCGTGGTGGCCGACCACGGCCCGGTCCGTGTCCTGCGGCTCTCGCGCCCGGAACGGCTCAACGCGGTGACCGACACGATGCTCGACTCGCTGGCCGACCACGTGGAGCGGGCGCCCCACGGCGTCCGCTGCCTGGTGCTCACGGGCGAGGGCCGGGCCTTCTGCTCCGGCGCGGACCTCCAGCCGGACGGCAGCGACCCCGACGGCAGCACGTCGTCGGCCGGTGTCGCCACGGTCGTGGCCGGCAACCGGCTCGTGCGGGCGCTGCGCGACACCCCGCTGCCCGTCGTCGCCGCCCTCAACGGCGCCACGGTCGGCATCGGCGTCTCCGTCGCCCTGGCGTGCGACCTCGTCGTCGCCGCCGACTCCGCCTACGTGCTGCTCCCGTTCACCGGGATCGGCCTGCTGCCCGACGGCGGGGCGACGGCCCTGGTCGCGGCGTCGGTGGGCCGGGCACTGGCGCTCTCGCTCACCCTGCGCCCCCGACGGGTGGCCGCAGAGGAGGCGCTGCGCATGGGCCTCCTGCACGAGGTGGTCGCCGGCGACGAGCTCGACCGCCACGTGCTCGACCTCGCCCAGGCGCTGGCCGACGGCTCGGGAGCCGCCCTCGCCGCGACGAAGCGGGCCGTCAACGCGGCCACGCTGCAGGGCCTCGACGACGCCCTCGAGCGCGAGCTGCGCGAGCAGGCGGTGCTCGTGCAGGGCGCCGACTTCGCCGAGGCCGTCGCGGCCTTCCGCGAGAAGCGCCCGCCGCGGTTCCACCCCGGCGGCTGACAGCGAGGAGCCCCACCCCGTCGCACGACGCGAGCGGCGGACGGCCCCACCGGGCCGCCCGCCGCCGCGACAGGGTCGATCAGGGCTTGGGCAGGAGCACGTCGCTGATGCCGTGCACCACCGCGTGCTGGGTCTGCACGACGTCGATCTTGCTCTTGACGACCAGGTCGTTGAGCAGCCGGCCGTCACGGTCGACCAGCACGATCGTCGGGGTCCGCAGGATCCGCGAGAAGTTGATGACCCCCAGCTTCTGGCCGTTCGCCATGGTCAGCTGCGTGCCGAACAGGGGCAGCTTCACCGCGTCCCCACCGGTCACCTTGGCACCCGGCAGGACGTGGTACAGCAGGATCTGGGTGACGGTCGGGATGCCCAGGCCGGCGATGGCGTCGAACACGGCCTTCTCGTCCACGGTGCGGCCCACCTTGTACCCCTTGGGCAGCAGCCCGAGCCGCAGCGCGGTCTGCTCGAAGGCGCGGTCGTTGGGCGCGAACAGCGTGAACGAGTCGAGCCCGGCGAGGATCTTGTCCGCACCGGTGACCAGCACGGCCTTGGTGACGATGTCGAAGTCGTAGGGGTTGCCGTCGTTGGAGACGGTGGGGTCGTTGTAGGTCGCGGTGAGCTGGGTCAGGAAGCTGTCGGTCTCCGACGTCGGCAGCGCGGAGGCAGCCGGGGCGGCCGCGAGGGCGGAGCCCGCGAGCAGGGCCGTGCCCGCGACGATCGCGGCGAGGCGGGTGCGAAGGCGCATGGTGTCGCTCCAGTGGTCGGGCCCGGCCGGCGCCGGGCTCTCCCCTCTCCTTCGCCCCGCACCCCGCCGATGGATGCAGCTGCTCACGATCCACTCGGACCTCGACCCGGGGCGCAGCGCCGCCGATGAGCTCGGAACCCGCTATCCATCATCATGATGTGTATAGTCTTGTTCAACCGCCGGTGGCGCCGAACTGCAACGCCCGACCGGTCCTCGCGGTGCCGCCGGTCGTTCCATGAGCGGGTGGCGGCGGGCCGAGACGGAGCTCCGATCCTCAAGCGACGGGAGAAGCCGTGCTGCTGACAGACAAGGTCGCCCTCGTGACGGCGGGAGCCTCCGGAATGGGCCGGGCCGGCGCGGAGGTCTTCGCCGCCCACGGAGCCCACGTGATCGTCGTCGATGTCGACCCGACGGCCGCGCAGGCCACCGTGGACGCCATCCACGGAGCAGGGGGGAGTGCCGCGGCGGAGGTCGTCGACGTCCGGGACCTCGATGCGCTGCGCGACCTCGCGTCGCGGGTGGAAGGCGAGCACGGTCGCCTCGACATCCTCTACAACAACGTGGGGATCCCGGGCGCTGCGGGCATGCAGCTGACCGCGGCGGAGTGGGACACCGCGATCGAGATCAACGCACGCGCGTCGTTCTTCCTCAGCGGCTTCCTGACCGACGCGCTCAAGCACGCCCAGGGAGCCTCGGTGATCTTCACCAGTTCGACCTCGGGCCTGGTTGGCTCACCCTTCAGCCCCTTGTACTCGTTCACGAAGGGCGGCGTCATAGCACTCGTGCGGTCGATGGCGCTCGCCCTGGCGGCCGACAAGGTGCGGGTCAACGCCATCGCCCCCGGGTCGGTGGAGACTCCGGGTCTGCCAGCCTTCTTCCGCACGGACGACGTGGAGGAGATCGAGGCGCGCAAGAAGGCGTTCCAGGCGCAGATCCCTCTCGGCCGCGCGTGCCAGCCGGAGGAGGTCGCGCAGGTGGCGCTCTTCCTGGCCAGCGACATGTCCAGCTACGTCACCGGCGTCACCATCCCGGTCGACGGCGGGCTGACGGCCAAGTAGCCGCGCCGCCGGGCGTGGTCCGGGTCGACCAGTCCCAGGTCCGGATGCCGTGCCTCGGCCGGTCACTCCCGCAAATCTCGCACTGCCTGCTCGACGGATGCTCCGCCGGCCAGCAGCTGCCGGGCCTTGACCAGCGGGCCCGCCATCCCGATGCCGACCGCGCCGACGAGCCGCCCGACCTCGGACTCGACGAGCGCCAGCAGCACGCCCTCCTCCTCGCTGCCCCGCACCACGCGGATTCCGTGCTCGTTCGGTGGCTCCCCCACGACCTGGATCTTGCGACCGTGCTGGTCGGACCAGACGTAGGTCACCGGGGCGAACGGCGCCGCGGGCTCACCTGCCTCGTCCGCCAGCAGGGTGGCGACCGCAGCGGACGCCTGCTCCTGGGCGTTGGTCCAGTGCTCGAGCCGGATCTCGCCACGCTCGGGGTGACGCCACCGCGCGACGTCGCCCGCAGCGACCACCCCCGGGACCGGCTGCCCCCGCTCGTCGAGCACCCGGCACGCCTCGTCGCAGCGGACGCCGTTGCCCAGCGCCAGCCCCGAGCCGACGAGCCAGTCCGTGGACGGCTCGGCTCCGACCCCCGCCACCACGCAGTCCACCTCGACCTCCGAGCCGTCGCTGAGGCCGACCCGCAGCCCTCCGTGCGCCGGCGTCGCCGATGCCACCGTGACACCGCAGCGCACATGCACCCCTCGCGACTCGTGCAACGAGGTGCAGACCCGGCCGAGGCGCGGGCCCAGACCGCGCAGCAGGAGGACGGGCTGCGGCTCGACGAGGACCACGTCCAGGCCACGACCGCGAGCGGTGGAGGCGACCTCCGCGCCGATGAAGCCACCACCCACCACCAGCACGCGCTGGGACCGGTCGAGCTCGGCCTTCAGGGCCACGGCGTCGTCGAGGGTGCGCAGGTGGAACAGCCTGCTCCCCGCGCCCTCCAGCCCGGCGACACGGCGGGCGGACGCTCCTGTGGCGATCACCAGCCGGTCGAACTCCAGCTCGAACGCCCCGCCGGCGTCGCGCTGGACGGCGACCGTCCGCCGGCGCAGGTCCACCCCGGTGGCCCGGCTCCCGAGGTGCAGATCGATGCACATGGCCGCCAGGTCCTGCTGCGACCGCAGCAGGCTCCGCTCCGGCTCCCACTCACCGCTCAGGATCTGCTTGGACAGGGGCGGTCGGGTGTACGGCAAGGTGGCCTCGGCACCCACGAGCACGACCTGGCCGTGAGGATCCCTCTGCCTCAACGACTCCGCGGCGCGCAGCCCCGCCAGTGAAGCGCCGACGACGACGGAGCGCATCACGTCTGAGGGGGCTCAGCCGATGCCGAGGTCGGGTCCGATCCGCCGACCCGGGGTGAACGTGGCCGGGATGGCCTTCCACCCGGTGTTGGTGCCCTGCTGGGTGTAGGGCGC
This window of the Frankiales bacterium genome carries:
- a CDS encoding SDR family oxidoreductase; this translates as MLLTDKVALVTAGASGMGRAGAEVFAAHGAHVIVVDVDPTAAQATVDAIHGAGGSAAAEVVDVRDLDALRDLASRVEGEHGRLDILYNNVGIPGAAGMQLTAAEWDTAIEINARASFFLSGFLTDALKHAQGASVIFTSSTSGLVGSPFSPLYSFTKGGVIALVRSMALALAADKVRVNAIAPGSVETPGLPAFFRTDDVEEIEARKKAFQAQIPLGRACQPEEVAQVALFLASDMSSYVTGVTIPVDGGLTAK
- a CDS encoding TRAP transporter large permease subunit; this encodes MDHATISLLVLASVIVLFVWNRLPVGAVAVLASLSLYVTGVLPVDQALAGFGDPVVVFIAALFVVSEGIDSAGVTTWAGQWLLSVVGDRPRVALLSVMAMASVMTALITLNGAAAALIPMVVVIAMRLGVLPGRMLMPMAFAGSAGGLLFLTASPVNVLVAGAADDAGTSGFSFFSFTVMGVPLVLATIALVSVLGPRLLPGRASLEQPPDLSGHAATLADHYELVDGFYRLRVRAGSPMVGTPHGSWDLAPYPGLRLIAVQRGLEPLDDGVALEPDDVLVVTGPGDQVSRLVVDAVLMVVMRPITSETGELLTRDLGVAELVVPPRSPLVGETMFPGMVRGGDLVVLGIRRRGRERGAERTVIDEGDSLLVHGSWATVEQLVEHRDVLVVNSPDLVRRQAGPLGAKAGAAIAVLLAMIVLLAADLVPPAVAGLGAAVAMVLLRVVSSGQAYRAVSWQTVVLIGGLIPLSTAIETSGAADLISEKLLAVVGDGHPLLVLVALFVLTATLGQFISNTATVLIVIPIAVSAAHESGVSPLPILMAVAVAGSASFLTPVATPANMMVFGPGGYRFGDYWRLGLPLLLAWLVLALLIVPRVWPL
- a CDS encoding phospholipase, whose amino-acid sequence is MQENRSFDSYFGTFPGADGIPMRHHRPTVCLPAPTGRCVRPYHDTADINGGGPHGLKDAVADVAHGSMNGFILERATARSVCATPTDPGCALGPRTDVMGYHTAAEIPNYWRYAKDFTLDDHMFEPVKSWSLPDHLYMVSGWSARCSSPDPMSCVGDASGPYPDGVFGRAVNQELRTGSTSVDLAWTDLTWLLHAAGVSWSYYVQSGSQPDCANDSAMTCAATPQNARTPGIWNPLPLFGDVHQDGQQSNVRDLRQYFTAARNGTLPAVSWITPSGPDSEHPPESVHQGQAYVTSVINAAMKSPDWRSTAIFLSWDDWGGFYDHVVPPQVDRAGYGLRVPSIVISPYARRGYVDHQVLSSDAYLKFIEDDFLGGQRLDPATDGRPDPRPDVRENQPQLGNLVNDFDFSQQPLRPLLLATNPPTDSPTLPPWFAGRPACIGCTSPPPALRLNAFRGGKAVVPAAGG
- a CDS encoding glycosyltransferase is translated as MTVIGAAALLWLAVAQSAPAPVGGEHITWTWGPFSLLYSSTRPPAGVVLVALGLGLVAVAATAAFTLWFLRTSRSSLDPSTYPLSPHKIMRATHGRYDGPVTITVLVPAHDEADRIGATLSSLEQQSRRPDRVVVVADNCTDDTAGIARAAGAEVMATTGNTEKKAGALNQALRDLLPGAGHNDVVMVMDADTVLGDGFLEEADRRFTEDRALMALGGVFTGEPGHGLIGAFQRNEYARYARTVRRRRGLVDVLTGTSTLFRPLALRTVASSRGHALPGRPGDVYDTLALTEDNEITIALKRLGALMVSPSQCRVVTELMPTWRDLWRQRLRWQRGAVENIGAYGLSLSTLRYWTQQLGIGYGTIALLAYLVCMAVLVLASDEWVWFPFWLGVGLVFAVERVVTAWRTDPRGRLLAALLLPELVYDLFLDAVYVHGLVQITLARRASWGHERALPAPDRESVTP
- a CDS encoding OsmC family peroxiredoxin; translated protein: MDRESIRALQAPVRDRYKADPASAWTPVGARADFADDGITCTVATAAGPVRAGLHPATGGDGSDVCSGDMLMEALLACAGVTMRSVATAMQLDLGDVQLSAQSHFDARGTLGMDRSVDVGVGPVTVTATVTGDVDDVALERLARSTERYCVVGQSLREPATVVVRRAAR
- a CDS encoding enoyl-CoA hydratase, with the protein product MTGAPVGFVVADHGPVRVLRLSRPERLNAVTDTMLDSLADHVERAPHGVRCLVLTGEGRAFCSGADLQPDGSDPDGSTSSAGVATVVAGNRLVRALRDTPLPVVAALNGATVGIGVSVALACDLVVAADSAYVLLPFTGIGLLPDGGATALVAASVGRALALSLTLRPRRVAAEEALRMGLLHEVVAGDELDRHVLDLAQALADGSGAALAATKRAVNAATLQGLDDALERELREQAVLVQGADFAEAVAAFREKRPPRFHPGG
- a CDS encoding NAD(P)/FAD-dependent oxidoreductase, encoding MMRSVVVGASLAGLRAAESLRQRDPHGQVVLVGAEATLPYTRPPLSKQILSGEWEPERSLLRSQQDLAAMCIDLHLGSRATGVDLRRRTVAVQRDAGGAFELEFDRLVIATGASARRVAGLEGAGSRLFHLRTLDDAVALKAELDRSQRVLVVGGGFIGAEVASTARGRGLDVVLVEPQPVLLLRGLGPRLGRVCTSLHESRGVHVRCGVTVASATPAHGGLRVGLSDGSEVEVDCVVAGVGAEPSTDWLVGSGLALGNGVRCDEACRVLDERGQPVPGVVAAGDVARWRHPERGEIRLEHWTNAQEQASAAVATLLADEAGEPAAPFAPVTYVWSDQHGRKIQVVGEPPNEHGIRVVRGSEEEGVLLALVESEVGRLVGAVGIGMAGPLVKARQLLAGGASVEQAVRDLRE
- a CDS encoding fasciclin domain-containing protein, translating into MRLRTRLAAIVAGTALLAGSALAAAPAASALPTSETDSFLTQLTATYNDPTVSNDGNPYDFDIVTKAVLVTGADKILAGLDSFTLFAPNDRAFEQTALRLGLLPKGYKVGRTVDEKAVFDAIAGLGIPTVTQILLYHVLPGAKVTGGDAVKLPLFGTQLTMANGQKLGVINFSRILRTPTIVLVDRDGRLLNDLVVKSKIDVVQTQHAVVHGISDVLLPKP
- a CDS encoding cyclic nucleotide-binding domain-containing protein; protein product: MERLLDTTLTPRARDALLRAGHPRDFAPGEVLFHQGDPSDSLYLLRQGRVVVRSATVDGDEVVLAVIAAPDELGELALLRPDHHHTATVVAIDDVHLLSVPAVRFRALRQERPELTEWLLETLARRLERAGRLLGDALYEDAAHRVARRLLDCARALDLTGPGTLPVGQQDVAAMAGVSRPTANRCLRRLEDGGVVRLRRRRIDVVDLAGLEHAAR